In Ipomoea triloba cultivar NCNSP0323 chromosome 7, ASM357664v1, a single genomic region encodes these proteins:
- the LOC116026263 gene encoding cytochrome P450 CYP749A22-like: protein MIIIIIFISSLLVLAAWLCEKLWWAPVHIQKLMSSQGIKGPSYRFLHGNTKEISEARRGITSKPMEDLSHHIFPRILPHIYSWKRLYGANFLYWLGPQPELVVTEPELVKEILSDRKGNYPKIELQGFSKKLLGDGVSSSKGEKWARMRKLANNVFHGESLRGMFPAMIESAETMLEAWKEHEGKEIEAFEEFRLLTSEVISRTAFGSNYLEGKNIFEMLIKLTTLVSKNALNVRFPGISRIMKNSDELESEKLEEGIRNGIIQIIKKREQTKTGEPKGSRRIRSDDFLEKLLEANNQENGDNNQICIQDMVDECKTFYLAGHETTTSLLGWATLLLATHEDWQERARKEVMEVFGQENPTPYGIARLKIMNMILEETLRLYPPVPYIKRKVEKNVVLGNITLPPNIHLYISPLALQHDPEIWGKDVHKFKPERFAEGVVKATNNHPIALLPFGYGPRTCLGLNFAMAEAKVVLSMILQRYSVALSSSYVHSPLQLFMVRPKHGVQVILHRI, encoded by the exons ATGATAATCATcataattttcatttcttctttgctGGTGTTAGCTGCATGGTTGTGTGAAAAGCTATGGTGGGCTCCTGTTCATATACAGAAGCTGATGAGTTCCCAGGGGATCAAAGGGCCTTCTTACAGATTCCTCCATGGAAACACCAAAGAAATCTCAGAAGCCAGAAGAGGAATCACCAGCAAGCCcatggaagacttgtctcatcaCATATTTCCAAGAATATTACCACACATTTATTCCTGGAAAAGGCTATATG GGGCGAATTTTCTTTACTGGTTAGGGCCACAACCGGAGCTGGTAGTGACTGAACCAGAACTTGTGAAGGAGATACTGAGTGACAGAAAGGGGAATTACCCAAAAATAGAGCTTCAAGGCTTCAGCAAGAAGCTGCTAGGAGATGGTGTTTCATCATCAAAAGGGGAGAAGTGGGCAAGAATGCGAAAACTAGCCAACAATGTCTTCCATGGAGAAAGCCTCAGA GGTATGTTTCCAGCCATGATCGAAAGTGCAGAAACAATGCTGGAGGCATGGAAGGAACACGAAGGGAAAGAGATTGAAGCTTTTGAGGAGTTCAGGCTGTTAACATCAGAAGTGATTTCCAGGACAGCTTTTGGAAGCAATTACTTGGAAGGGAAAAACATATTTGAGATGCTGATAAAGCTAACAACCTTAGTCTCCAAGAATGCTCTGAATGTTAGGTTTCCAGGGATCAGTAGAATCATGAAGAACAGTGATGAACTGGAATCTGAGAAACTTGAGGAAGGTATCAGAAATGGAATAATTCAGATTATAAAGAAGAGAGAGCAGACAAAAACTGGGGAACCAAAAGGCTCTAGAAGAATAAGAAGTGATGATTTTCTTGAGAAACTCTTGGAGGCTAATAATCAAGAAAATGGTGACAATAACCAAATTTGCATACAAGACATGGTTGATGAATGCAAAACATTCTATTTGGCGGGGCACGAAACGACGACGTCTTTGCTTGGATGGGCAACTCTCCTTCTAGCTACACATGAGGATTGGCAAGAGAGAGCAAGGAAAGAGGTCATGGAAGTGTTTGGGCAAGAGAATCCCACCCCTTATGGCATTGCAAGATTGAAAATT ATGAACATGATTCTTGAAGAAACCTTAAGATTATATCCTCCGGTGCCTTACATAAAGAGGAAGGTTGAGAAGAATGTTGTTCTAGGGAACATAACTCTACCGCCTAATATTCATCTCTACATTTCACCTCTTGCACTTCAACACGATCCTGAGATATGGGGTAAAGATGTTCATAAGTTTAAGCCAGAAAGATTTGCAGAAGGAGTGGTCAAAGCCACAAACAACCATCCAATTGCCTTATTGCCATTCGGATATGGACCTCGTACTTGTCTGGGCTTAAACTTTGCCATGGCTGAGGCTAAGGTTGTTCTGTCTATGATCCTGCAACGCTACTCGGTTGCGCTGTCTTCATCTTATGTTCACTCCCCACTTCAGCTTTTCATGGTGAGACCAAAACATGGAGTTCAAGTCATCCTCCATAGGATTTGA